Proteins from one Fragaria vesca subsp. vesca linkage group LG6, FraVesHawaii_1.0, whole genome shotgun sequence genomic window:
- the LOC101295842 gene encoding uncharacterized protein LOC101295842 has protein sequence MNFRSLDEFWVFYMSQHSKPSTRRLHFVGTLVSIIFFIISALFNWWLLIFVPLSGYGFAWYSHFFVEGNIPATFGHPFWSLLCDYKMFGLMLTGNMDKEIKRLGKRPLLQLATTP, from the exons ATGAATTTCAGGAGCTTAGATGAGTTCTGGGTCTTCTACATGAGCCAACACTCGAAACCATCAACAAGGCGTTTGCATTTTGTGGGCACCCTTGTTAGTATCATCTTCTTCATAATCTCGGCTCTCTTCAATTGGTGGCTTCTGATCTTTGTGCCTCTCTCTGGGTACGGGTTTGCTTGGTACAGCCATTTCTTCGTCGAAGGGAATATTCCGGCGACGTTTGGGCATCCGTTTTGGTCCCTGCTATGTGATTACAAGATGTTTGGATTGATGCTTACTGGGAATATGGACAAAGAGATCAAGAGGCTTGGAAAGAGGCCT CTCTTACAACTAGCAACAACCCCATGA
- the LOC101296132 gene encoding uncharacterized protein LOC101296132, with amino-acid sequence MIGRKIPSAGKSKSFEYDGEFKMSTRIERQKRARNYATAGCRKIRVGTQLYPVKFIDFPAPEPEFFTTLDEDGVEHTYCAYSCTYPRPEPKVVKQPDPGYDDVFKFFGDLADYYYDEVVFTFGNEPGSIPIDAELSFIPPAVSNVTKGGKAKCSPARG; translated from the exons ATGATTGGCCGGAAAATCCCAAGCGCCGGGAAGAGCAAATCGTTCGAGTATGATGGGGAGTTCAAGATGAGCACCAGGATAGAAAGGCAAAAGAGAGCAAGGAATTACGCAACGGCTGGAT GTAGGAAGATCAGGGTCGGTACACAACTGTATCCAGTCAAGTTCATAGATT TCCCGGCACCAGAACCAGAGTTCTTCACTACCCTTGACGAGGATG GTGTTGAACATACATACTGCGCTTACAGTT GTACATATCCACGTCCAGAGCCCAAAG TTGTTAAACAACCCGACCCGGGATATG ATGATGTATTTAAATTTTTTGGTGATCTTGCGGACTATTATTATGATG AAGTTGTGTTTACTTTTGGTAATGAACCTGGTTCGATCCCCATTGATG CGGAACTATCATTTATACCACCAGCAGTCAGCAATGTCACCAAGGGCGGGAAAGCAAAGTGTTCACCTGCTAGAGGTTAA
- the LOC101292912 gene encoding uncharacterized protein LOC101292912 encodes MIGRKIRYAGKSKSSDYEEFKMSIRVARRLRRVRRARKARNGWMFGRKIRTGRQFIRPKFLDYETSDSEPKIVTFVDKKGVEQTLRMYHSSYPPPQPKVVKPPEPGYDGVQIFGDIADYELDEVVFTFGNEPGSIPIDAELSFIPPAVSKVGKAKRSAARPLHGFGISPESTSVCVA; translated from the exons ATGATTGGCCGGAAAATCCGATACGCCGGAAAGAGCAAATCTTCCGACTACGAGGAGTTCAAGATGAGCATTAGGGTAGCAAGGAGATTGAGGAGGGTAAGGAGAGCAAGGAAAGCACGGAACGGCTGGATGTTTG GTCGGAAGATCAGGACCGGGAGACAGTTTATTCGACCTAAGTTCCTAGATT ACGAGACATCAGATTCAGAACCAAAGATCGTCACCTTCGTTGACAAAAAAG GTGTTGAACAAACATTAAGAATGTACCATA GTTCATATCCCCCTCCACAGCCCAAAG TTGTTAAACCTCCCGAGCCGGGATATG ATGGTGTTCAAATTTTTGGTGATATTGCGGACTATGAGTTGGATG AAGTTGTGTTTACTTTTGGTAATGAACCCGGTTCGATCCCCATTGATG CGGAACTATCATTTATACCACCAGCAGTCAGCAAGGTTGGGAAAGCAAAGCGTTCAGCTGCTAGGCCTTTACACG GTTTTGGCATTTCTCCTGAGAGCACCTCTGTTTGTGTGGCATAG
- the LOC101311011 gene encoding uncharacterized protein LOC101311011, whose translation MKSDGIRVIFLICLLLCDGSKLVRGGDEPAKNKFREREASDDSIGYPNIDEDALLNTQCPAKLELRWQTEVSSSIYATPLISDINSDGKLEIVVPSFVHYLEVLEGSDGDKLPGWPAYHQSTVHASPLLYDIDKDGVREIALAVYNGEVLFFRVSGYMMVDKLVVPRRKIKKNWFGGLHPDPVDRTHPDVHDDLLVMEATNMNSIPQTDEGTTKVNKSTTVATESHPGVNTSTSVSNDSHPDLNTSTTVSKESVPGLNTSAPITNESHLSMVNASNPEVEKKANSSQLETDIKLPTSTDNSSVTHNTENGTSSGRRLLEDNNSSKSQDGGSESKDNSKEDIHVATVENDGLLEEDAESSFELLRDNDELADEYNYDYDDYVDEKLWGDEEWTEEQHEKIEDYVNVDAHILSTPVIADIDNDGVSEMVVAVSYFFDHEYYDNPERLKELGGIDIGKYVAGSIVVFNLDTKQVKWTADLDLSTDTGTFRAYIYSSPTVVDLDGDGNLDILVGTSFGLFYVLDHHGKVREKFPLEMAEIQGAVVAADINDDGKIELVTTDTHGNVAAWTAQGVEIWETHVKSLVPQGPTIGDVDGDGRTDVVVPTVSGNIYVLSGKDGSIVRPYPYRTHGRIMSQVLLVDLSKKGEKKKGLTLATTSFDGYLYLIDGPTACADVVDIGETSYSMVLADNVDGGDDLDLIVATMNGNVYCFSTPASHHPLKAWRVPSQGRNHVANRYNRQGIFVKHSSRAFRDEEGKNFWVEIEIIDEYRYPSGLQAPYNVTTTLLVPGNYQGERRIKINQIFNRPGKYRIKLPTVNVRTTGSVVVEMVDKNGLYFSDDFSLTFHMYYYKLLKWLLVLPMMGMFGVLVILRPQEAMPLPSFSRNTD comes from the exons ATGAAATCCGACGGGATTCGCGTGATTTTCCTCATCTGCTTACTCCTCTGCGACGGCTCGAAACTCGTTCGCGGGGGCGATGAGCCGGCGAAGAACAAGTTCCGGGAGCGAGAGGCCAGCGACGACTCCATCGGCTATCCGAACAT AGATGAGGATGCGTTGTTGAATACACAGTGCCCTGCGAAATTGGAGCTTAGATGGCAAACCGAAGTTAGTTCTAGTATTTATGCTACTCCGTTGATCTCTGATATTAACAG TGATGGAAAGCTCGAGATTGTGGTGCCGTCTTTTGTTCACTATCTTGAAGTTTTGGAAGGTTCCGACGGAGACAAACTCCCTG GTTGGCCTGCTTACCATCAGTCAACTGTACATGCAAGTCCTCTTTTGTATGATATTGATAAGGATGGCGTGAGGGAGATAGCTTTAGCAGTCTACAATGGTGAAGTTCTCTTTTTCAG GGTCTCAGGCTACATGATGGTAGATAAACTAGTAGTACCTCGCAGGAAAATTAAAAAGAATTGGTTTGGGGGTCTGCATCCAGATCCAGTTGACCGTACACATCCAGATGTTCATGATGACCTTCTTGTCATGGAGGCCACTAATATGAATTCAATTCCTC AAACAGATGAAGGCACAACTAAAGTTAACAAGTCTACTACTGTTGCAACAGAAAGCCATCCTGGTGTCAACACTTCAACATCTGTTTCAAATGACAGCCATCCTGATTTAAATACTTCTACTACTGTTTCAAAAGAAAGTGTTCCTGGATTAAATACTTCAGCTCCTATTACAAACGAAAGCCACCTGAGCATGGTCAATGCTTCAAATCCTGAGGTTGAGAAGAAAGCAAATTCAAGTCAGTTAGAAACAGACATCAAGCTTCCTACAAGCACAGATAATTCTTCTGTCACTCATAATACCGAGAACGGAACTAGTTCTGGTAGAAGGCTTTTGGAAGACAACAATTCAAGCAAATCACAGGATGGTGGTTCTGAATCCAAAGATAATAGTAAGGAGGACATACATGTTGCAACTGTAGAAAATGATGGTCTTCTCGAAGAGGATGCTGAGTCATCTTTTGAGTTACTCCGTGACAATGATGAACTGGCCGATGAGTATAACTATGACTATGATGATTATGTTGATGAAAAATTGTGGGGAGATGAAGAGTGGACTGAAGAGCAACATGAGAAAATAGAAGATTATGTCAATGTTGACGCACACATCTTAAGCACTCCT GTCATAGCAGACATTGATAATGATGGAGTATCAGAAATGGTTGTTGCTGTGTCTTACTTCTTTGATCATGA GTACTATGACAACCCAGAGCGTTTGAAGGAATTGGGTGGCATTGATATAGGAAAATATGTAGCTGGTTCCATTGTTGTTTTCAACCTTGACACGAAGCAAGTAAAGTGGACTGCTGATCTAGATTTGAGTACAGATACTGGAACGTTCCGTGCTTACATATATTCATCTCCAACTGTTGTTGATTTGGATGGTGATGGGAACCTGGACATTCTTGTCGGAACTTCATTTGGCTTGTTTTATGTGTTAGATCATCATG GCAAGGTGAGGGAAAAGTTTCCTCTTGAAATGGCTGAAATTCAAGGAGCTGTTGTTGCTGCGGATATTAATGATGATGGAAAAATTGAACTAGTGACTACTGATACTCATGGAAATGTTGCTGCATGGACTGCTCAAGGAGTAGAAATTTGGGAAACGCATGTTAAGAGTCTTGTTCCCCAG GGTCCCACTATTGGTGATGTTGATGGGGATGGCCGTACTGATGTTGTTGTTCCAACAGTATCAGGGAACATATACGTTCTTAGCGGCAAAGATGGGTCAATTGTTCGTCCTTATCCATATAGAACTCATGGGAGGATTATGAGTCAAGTTCTTCTTGTGGATTTAAGTAAAAAAGGAGAGAAAAAGAAGGGTCTCACTCTTGCTACAACATCATTTGATGGATATTTGTACCTTATTGATGGACCAACAGCATGTGCAGATGTTGTTGATATTGGCGAAACTTC ATATAGCATGGTCTTAGCAGATAATGTTGACGGTGGGGACGATCTTGATCTTATTGTTGCAACCATGAATGGCAATGTTTATTGCTTCTCGACCCCGGCTTCACATCATCCCCTCAAG GCATGGAGAGTACCTAGCCAAGGGAGAAATCATGTTGCAAATAGGTACAACCGTCAAGGTATCTTTGTTAAACATTCATCAAGAGCTTTTCGTGATGAAGAGGGCAAGAACTTTTGGGTGGAGATTGAGATCATAGATGAGTATAGATACCCGTCTGGGTTGCAAGCCCCATACAATGTTACA ACAACCTTGTTGGTGCCTGGTAATTACCAAGGAGAGAGAAGGATAAAGATAAACCAGATCTTCAATCGTCCTGGAAAGTATCGTATAAAGCTTCCAACAGTTAATGTAAGGACTACTGGGAGTGTGGTTGTCGAGATGGTTGACAAGAATGGACTCTATTTTTCAGATGATTTCTCCCTCACATTCCATATGTACTACTACAAACTGTTGAAGTGGCTGCTTGTCCTACCAATGATGGGGATGTTTGGTGTGCTTGTAATCCTTCGTCCTCAGGAAGCTATGCCTTTGCCATCATTTTCGCGAAACACTGACTAA